The genome window CCTCTATAATTAGAATCTACTATTAAACTTCTAACCTCAGCCAAATTTGAAGCGTGAATATGAAGAGCGCTATATCCAATTAGCCTATCATCATCAAAAGCCAATGTATATGAGCGAATATTAGTAGCTATCTCATCATCACTTCTAGGCAAAATCACCCCATTTTCTACCTCAGGGCGAACCAAAATTTGCATACTTGCTATATCTTTTAATCTTGCTTTTTTATACT of Campylobacter vicugnae contains these proteins:
- a CDS encoding N-acetyltransferase; its protein translation is MIEYKKARLKDIASMQILVRPEVENGVILPRSDDEIATNIRSYTLAFDDDRLIGYSALHIHASNLAEVRSLIVDSNYRGKGVGSGLVNALLDEARALEIAQVFTLTYRSEFFKNLGFVEISKERLPAQKIWADCIKCKHFPVCNEIALIQNL